The Candidatus Krumholzibacteriota bacterium genome contains a region encoding:
- a CDS encoding DUF3108 domain-containing protein codes for MIIKYVDSASMWPGRVVALLSGFIVLFSGQISADEAGGKLPLVGTKDHGIKKLEGFELVNPVASRVPFSEGENLIFQIRYGLINAGTATLEVRNIAEIDSVRCYHIVSVARTNKVFDKIFKVRDRHESFIDYENLYSLRFEKHLREGKYKYDREYVFDQKRHLALYKDKEMPIAPNTRDILAALYYVRTLDFEPGQAVAMANHASGRNYPIYIKMLGRERVIVPAGEFDCVVIEPVLETSAIFENKGKLTIWLTDDTFKMPVLMRSKVIVGAFEAVLEEYQQSPDSIRVLEKRGIFQDDEQI; via the coding sequence ATGATAATTAAATATGTGGATTCAGCATCAATGTGGCCGGGAAGGGTGGTAGCCCTTCTATCAGGATTTATCGTCCTCTTTTCAGGGCAGATCTCTGCCGACGAAGCAGGGGGAAAGCTGCCTCTTGTAGGGACGAAGGACCATGGTATCAAGAAGCTCGAGGGTTTCGAGCTGGTCAATCCTGTCGCGTCAAGGGTGCCGTTCAGCGAGGGTGAGAACCTGATCTTCCAGATCAGGTACGGGCTGATAAACGCCGGTACGGCAACCCTCGAAGTAAGGAATATAGCGGAGATCGACAGCGTAAGATGCTACCATATAGTCTCCGTTGCGAGGACGAACAAGGTATTCGACAAGATATTCAAGGTCCGCGACAGGCATGAATCCTTCATCGATTATGAAAATCTCTACTCGCTGAGGTTCGAGAAGCATCTGAGAGAGGGAAAATACAAGTATGACAGGGAGTATGTCTTCGATCAGAAGAGACATCTGGCGCTCTACAAGGATAAGGAGATGCCTATTGCGCCAAATACGCGCGATATTCTTGCCGCCCTCTATTACGTCAGGACGCTTGATTTCGAACCGGGGCAGGCGGTGGCGATGGCGAATCATGCCAGCGGAAGAAACTATCCGATATATATCAAGATGCTGGGTCGGGAAAGGGTAATTGTTCCCGCCGGTGAGTTCGACTGCGTAGTGATCGAACCTGTCCTCGAGACGAGCGCGATATTCGAGAACAAGGGTAAGTTGACAATATGGCTGACCGATGATACGTTCAAGATGCCTGTTCTGATGCGTTCGAAGGTGATCGTCGGGGCCTTCGAGGCGGTGCTTGAGGAGTATCAGCAGAGTCCCGACTCGATCAGGGTGCTTGAAAAAAGGGGAATCTTCCAGGATGACGAGCAAATATAA
- a CDS encoding sugar transferase — protein sequence MNECTEIREDRFFTFFKRATDIIIAGLILLLFLPVIPVIVLLIKLDSNGAILFKQKRIGKGGREFDFYKFRSMLQGAESIIGHLRPLSGVDGPIFKLKEDPRVTRVGRFLRRSSLDELPQLLNVIKGDMSIVGPRPNLPSEVAHYLPWQKKRLEVTPGITCFWQITGRSHIGFHEWMRLDLEYIRKRSLVTDFKIMLKTIPAVIARKGAY from the coding sequence ATGAATGAATGCACGGAGATCAGGGAGGACAGGTTTTTCACCTTCTTCAAGAGAGCGACAGACATCATCATCGCGGGATTGATCCTGCTTCTTTTCCTTCCAGTCATTCCGGTAATAGTGTTGTTGATAAAACTGGATTCGAACGGAGCTATCCTGTTTAAACAAAAAAGGATAGGCAAGGGTGGCAGGGAATTTGATTTCTACAAGTTCCGTTCGATGCTACAGGGGGCGGAGAGTATAATCGGTCATCTGAGGCCTCTCAGCGGAGTCGACGGACCGATCTTCAAGCTCAAAGAGGATCCGAGAGTGACCAGGGTCGGACGGTTTCTACGGCGTTCGAGCCTTGATGAGCTGCCTCAGTTACTCAACGTCATAAAAGGAGATATGAGTATCGTTGGTCCGCGCCCGAATCTTCCGTCGGAGGTGGCGCACTATCTGCCATGGCAGAAAAAACGTCTCGAAGTCACCCCAGGCATAACCTGCTTCTGGCAGATCACCGGTCGCAGCCATATCGGTTTCCACGAATGGATGAGGCTGGATCTTGAGTATATCAGGAAAAGAAGTCTGGTAACTGATTTTAAAATAATGCTAAAGACCATTCCGGCAGTTATCGCCAGGAAAGGGGCCTACTAG
- a CDS encoding polysaccharide export protein, producing MRRITFCLDMVILLTLSALILGGCGGGNRIIDNRAGIVETSTLDLSALPQAEEDGIYTLGYGDVIDVLFLYNRNYSRENIKIRPDGRISYPYIGDIEVVGRTTDEIDSILTEKFSEIINDPDIAVMVREFDKRLVYVLGEVGNPGGYDYRPGQTLLNLLASGGGLNDDARKNNVVVIRRIAPDHIVGIEVNINDIIKGNHYDLDIAIRPYDIVMVPKSRISSAADFSNKMFDILAKPADLYLRGWQVVNVKTMYEFYRSVGRSQ from the coding sequence ATGCGAAGAATTACATTCTGCCTCGATATGGTAATATTGTTGACACTATCTGCCCTGATTCTCGGCGGATGTGGAGGCGGAAACAGGATTATCGACAACAGGGCTGGAATCGTTGAGACTTCGACGCTCGATCTCTCAGCCCTTCCGCAGGCTGAAGAGGATGGCATCTACACTCTGGGATACGGAGATGTCATCGATGTGCTTTTTCTCTATAACAGAAACTATTCCAGGGAAAATATAAAGATCCGCCCGGACGGAAGGATATCCTATCCGTATATCGGCGATATCGAAGTAGTCGGCAGGACTACCGATGAAATAGACAGTATCCTCACCGAGAAGTTCTCGGAGATAATCAATGATCCCGATATAGCCGTGATGGTAAGGGAATTCGACAAACGCCTGGTCTATGTGCTGGGTGAAGTCGGAAACCCTGGAGGATACGATTACAGGCCGGGACAGACTCTTCTCAATCTTCTCGCTTCCGGGGGCGGGCTCAATGATGATGCGAGGAAGAACAACGTTGTGGTGATAAGAAGGATCGCTCCCGATCACATCGTTGGTATCGAAGTAAATATCAACGATATCATCAAAGGAAACCACTATGATCTCGACATCGCGATAAGGCCTTACGATATTGTGATGGTCCCTAAATCCAGGATATCTTCGGCAGCGGACTTTTCTAATAAAATGTTTGATATCCTCGCCAAACCGGCCGATCTTTATCTAAGGGGATGGCAGGTAGTGAATGTAAAGACGATGTATGAGTTTTACAGATCGGTCGGACGGAGCCAGTAG